From a region of the Vidua macroura isolate BioBank_ID:100142 chromosome 3, ASM2450914v1, whole genome shotgun sequence genome:
- the TTC32 gene encoding tetratricopeptide repeat protein 32 gives MAGEAAALLAAARAELRARRLSAAEELFSRFIARSPAGARSDLATALNDRGQVRYLRVEFAAAVQDFTAAIECQPGFEVPYYNRGLVRYRLGDFDEAMKDFRKVLELNPQFEDAALSLKQAILDKEEKQKRGY, from the exons ATggcgggggaggcggcggcgctgctggcggcggcgcgggcggagCTGCGGGCGCGGCGGCTCTCGGCGGCCGAGGAGCTCTTCAGCCGCTTCATcgcccgcagccccgcggg TGCCCGCAGCGACCTCGCCACGGCGCTCAACGACCGCGGGCAGGTGCGGTACCTGCGCGTGGAGTTCGCCGCCGCCGTGCAGGACTTCACGGCCGCCATCGAGTGCCAGCCCGGCTTCGAGGTGCCCTACTACAACCGCGGGCTGGTGCGCTACCGGCTGG GAGACTTTGATGAGGCCATGAAAGATTTCAGGAAAGTATTAGAGTTAAACCCCCAATTTGAAGATGCTGCATTGAGTCTAAAACAGGCTATTCTt